GTTTTTCTTTGGTTAGTTCCTTCTTTACACTTATACTTTGGGAGAAGTTGGATACTGTTCTCATATTCCTCTTACTAGCGTTAAATACTGCGGTCCCTTATTTCAGTGACTAACTACAGAGGGGGCAGAACTTACGGCCAATGGGGTGTTCTGGGGCACTTGGAGATTCATGCAACCAGTTTTGCCGCATTCATGCATATTCTGCACTCAGCAGATGTTCCTAGACTGTGGGGTTGGCCTTTGTGTAAGGGCCCAGCTTCAccgtcaagcaaaataaaatttggagCAAATACACTATATAGCCAAAAGTCTCCAACCACCTTTTCTTATCTTTAACATTCCCTATTTAAGCCATACCAATCATTGATGATAGAGATGCCACTGCAGCATACACAGTCATATATTTACCAAtctgttttattgatttttgtttAAACTGCAGTACAACAGGTATAGAGGGTCTCAAAGTGGCCACtggtataaaagaaaaaatggaagaaCAAGAAAACAAAGCCACATGCTTAATAACCACTGGAAAGTGTTGTCAAATTCTGTTGaatcatatatattattaattctGTGCTTCCTAATTTGTGGCTGTTATTTTAGAGAATGTCCTTTCCTGTGTTAGCAAGATAAGGATCCCATGCTCAAAGGTCCATTCAGTATTGGTTTGCAGAAATAGGAGTGAAAAGAGGACCAGCCACATGTTAATAGTCTTGGTTTTGCAAAGAGattttggacaggcaggtgttCACATACCTTTGGTTATATAGTGCTTATTTACCGTCCTGCATTCTCCAGCCACACAATAGCAGAGTGTATgtcaatttatatagtgtattttcTTAATTCTATGATTTACATGTCCTGAACATATGGGGTACATGAAACTTCAAAAACATCATCTGGCATAGAGGGTGCACAATTATGCACATACAGTAGAGGGAAATCattgtgaaagctggaaagccaGAAAGAATGAAAAACAGAAGGAAGATGAGAGGAAAgcagaaattaaaaacatttttttttaagaaaaaaactggatACAGCTAGAAGAGGGGATGTGAAGTGATAATTAGAAGCAAAGACAGTAGACATTGAAGgcttaaagggaaacaatacaCCTGAAAATTTTAGGTCTCTATACtaatatatattgcatacaacagtCCATTTGCAAACACTGCTTcaattaaataaaccattttcataaaaatatacttttctggtAGTACGTGCCATCggataatcctaaataaaaaatgtgtaatttaatgTACTATGGGCCACCTCCTTAATTGTATCAGGGCAAGATTTATATGTCAAtgtggtaagattctttattagGTCACTTACTATGATATAGATTTCCTTGGTATGCTGTGATCATATTACTAGGATCAGCTTGTTAAACAGCAGCCCATATTagacagagcatgtgctgtgtcGCATGTGGAATGTTACTGAGCATCCCAAAAGCGTACaaaaagtgcacaaaaaaaacctttcttcACTCTGCTCTTCCAACCAGACACCTGCCCTTCTGTTCCCAATGATTAACTCTTggcttttcttttactttgttaAGCTGTTctgagcataaaaaaaaaaagattggagttCTGGGGATATATTTTAGAGGCACAGTCCTTCAGTCTTGTAGGTTTCTTGTTAAGGAATGCAAGCTAAAGCTAAACTGAAGGTTGATGCTCACTGTCACATTGTCCATACTTTATGCTATGGGGTAGATTAGGTACTCATAGCCCTTAATCTTTATATGTTTGTTCCTTAACTGTAATACCCTTATTTCATTGTTCAAAGCAGACaagacaagtgttttttttaatattttacaagatataatTGATTCACGTTTCTAAAATTACGGGAGTGCGCAGGCCAACTTTGAAATGTTTAATTGTCAGATATGTTATTCTGAAATGCATTTTATGGATCCAGTGTATATGAATTAGCCAACTGTTAGAAGTGGAAATCATATTTGTCCAAACTGTCCGTTTTCCACCAAATTGCCTAGCACCTTACAGCGCAGCAGTGCAAATGGGCACCAATCATTCCTTGCTTCACTCAACATTTTCCAAGCCTCTTTCATGGCCTTGGGTGTTACACCGTGGGAGGTGAACATTGTGCTGTAACAGCAGCCATTATGAGGTATACGCATGGAGCCAGATAGCCTTGCTGAATGTTTGGGGGATATTCCAGCTGCCCATGCCAATATTCCCACATAGGCATCCTCCAATGAAAGAATGGGGCCTTTTCCTGTTTGTTGCAATAACGACTCAACTACTTCATGAGACAAAATATAACCTGTACCACTGCAGTAGGGTGGGAAGTAGTTTTCTGTGAACACATCAGTAGAAATGTAATGCCGACTGTCATGATTTCGGTCAGGGTAGACATTCCAGTGCATCCTCCCTAAAAAGAGAGGACCATGTTGTCCCTGAAGGTATCTTgacatggaaaatgtatttacaaacacATCATCATCAGTTTTCATCAGGAACTTTGCACCATGACAACTTTGTGACATCCATGATAATCCCACTAAAGTTTTTAAGGTCAGATTGCGGTAACTGTCAGTAAAGGCAGCTTGGATGATGTCCCCATGGATCTTTGCCTCCTGGAACAAAGCAGCTTGATCATTCTGTGACTGAGGAAGCCCTAGTACAAACAAAGTGACCACCGAAGAACCCAAGTTGG
The sequence above is a segment of the Xenopus laevis strain J_2021 chromosome 8L, Xenopus_laevis_v10.1, whole genome shotgun sequence genome. Coding sequences within it:
- the b3galt4.L gene encoding beta-1,3-galactosyltransferase 4; translation: MFLRIALNVHRLCIPRRRLFLLFLCLSLFILTLLFFSGHHEEIISYALPLFYPTRSPLSATPFKPPAILLSPAKACSPPPLLLILVSSSTLHHEQRNAIRQTWGSSSNLGSSVVTLFVLGLPQSQNDQAALFQEAKIHGDIIQAAFTDSYRNLTLKTLVGLSWMSQSCHGAKFLMKTDDDVFVNTFSMSRYLQGQHGPLFLGRMHWNVYPDRNHDSRHYISTDVFTENYFPPYCSGTGYILSHEVVESLLQQTGKGPILSLEDAYVGILAWAAGISPKHSARLSGSMRIPHNGCCYSTMFTSHGVTPKAMKEAWKMLSEARNDWCPFALLRCKVLGNLVENGQFGQI